CCCTTTCTACTTCTATGAGACAAATAAGGGCTTCCTCAAAGCCGagtcctctgattggctgggagCTCATCCTGGTCGAGTCCCCACAAGAAGGTGCGGAGACGGGTCACTTCCTTTTGGAGCTCAGGGCTTGGGATTGGCTGGGACAGGTCGAGGCGTGGAGTCTCATTTggcaggatgagaggaggatgatCCAGGAAGCTCTCGAAGATGTCTAAAAGATGAGGAAAGGTTTACAAACAACTGACTTGGCAGAAAATCTcgattttattatttatgttatattAGTATTACTGTTTGTCTTACCTCCACTCAGCTCTGTGCCTGGCGGAGGGGCCCAGGACGCTGGAGGAGCTCTGGTAGGCCCCAGCCTGTAGTGAGTGAGCAGGTGGTGCAGTTGGGATGGGCTTAACAAGACATGGTCCTCCATTAGACTGGTCCAGGACGACTGGAAGATGAGAGGTTAATGGAACACATGTTAGTTGATCTTCTATCAGAGGGCTGTGGAGGCTCATTGAACACTAAGTGTATTACCTGGATCAGTCGAGTCTTAGGAATACACAGGAAGTTGACGGTGATTGACAGTTTCTTCATAAACTCTGAGGCAATGTCTCCTAATCCCGCCCCCTGTAGCCAATCCAGAACTAGGTCCAAGTTTGTCCTGATCTGGACTGCTCTGGACCAGGAGAACAGTCCGTCTGGGAAAAACAAAATTCGAAAGTGTAGGAAACAGCGAAGAAAATTTGTGAAAATCATGAATTGAAAGCaaaattttgtttaaaaaatatttgcatTAGATTGTTGTGTTATCTAAGCAAAAAATCCAATCATCTTGTCACATCAGGCTTCACGAAGAGAAGAAATAACTCGTAATGAAAACGTTaactcataaaaaaaagaaaaagattataTATCAAAGCATTCAGGGGTTTTGCATCTACAACTTTATTTGGTCAGATGTGACCTTGgcaaactgaaaacagacatTGCTGTTTGACTAAAATACATATTGTACAGATTATATTAGGTCATTATTTTGATAGAAATACAGATTTCAAGTCACTGTTACTGTTGCATTTTGTTAgaaatttttcttttaatcgtTACCAGcaaggttatgtttttacaaCTGTGTATTTGCTTATTGGTTGGTTTGCGTGcaatgcaacacacaaacagctgaaagGATTTCCACGGAACTTAGAAGTATGCAGTATGAGTCAGTGAAGAAGCCACAAAATGTTGATGAAGATCCGATACACAATCCGGTCCagcaatttgttttctttggacaAAATAGggcattttcacagttttcgcAGGAAATATTTCATGATTctctataaaaaataaacaactggCATATTAAGGGAATGGGTAtctataagtgtgtgtgatAGTTGATCGTAGGACCTTGGCAGAGTTACGCGCCCTACTGAGTGCCATATGGTTCTGTATTGTTTGCCCtcaattcttcattttaaacttgTAAGACACCTTgcaaaagtgctgtataaataaagttgttatgGTATTAGTTACTTTCATCTCTAATTTAGACATATTAACATAGCTTGGCTTTAAGATGTGTCTTGTCACCTCTCTCCAGCAGCGTGTTGAGCAGGGAGGTAttggtgaagaagaagaggtagCCAAAGGTTtgggaggtcagaggaggggACAGACATGCCTCCCTCGACAGCATGAGGGAACAGCGATACACCTCCACCAGCCCGGCAACCTTGAGTGGTAAGGCAGACATGTCATccacctctccatcctcctttgttttttcttctccctctgctcccactgctccatccttctctttctccttgttCTCACGAGAGAATGGGTTACTGTCCAGGAGAGCTGGAAGCAATGAGTACAGGGTCTTTGTGGACAGAAAGGACAGAAACTTGAgttaataaagtaataatatgttttttaagtttgagcCACGCCAGCAGTTGGCAGTGCCAGTCGATTCATATTTTGGTCAAGATATTAATATTTGACCTCAGCTGTACTTTGTGTACTGGTAATTGGCAAATGCTTGTATGTTAAGATGGTGAACATTATATCTGCAGTATGCTGTAcatcagcatgttagcattATCAGTTTGAGCATATTAGCCTCTATCATGACTATAGGCATGATCCAAATCTACACCAATCTATACCAGGTGGTTTGATGGCAAGGAAAAACCTTAGTTAATTACATCTATGTAGCCGTCTCTCGATGAAAGCTAATGGTTGTAGTAACAAGTGATAATGTGCATGTGATAAACTGTATAGAATTAGTTTTGTAGTTGGGCTTTTGTCTGGTTGTACCTTGGTGAGGTGATACACACACTGCTGGAAAGTGTGCATAATGACATCATCCAGCTGTGCCAGAGCTTCTGAGCAGGTGTCCATGTCAGCTGTCAAAACTGGGTCCCCAGGGGCTTTAGGGAAACCATCATAAAGATTATCACAACCATTTAAGACTTTGCGTCAGATTTGATTTATGTCCGAGATTACCAAAGTGGTTTATTTGACAAAAAAgtatatttctgttgttttccaaACACTCTCACCTTCAAACTCAAACTCTTTCTCCATGGTTTCAACTCTGACCTGGAAGAAGTTAAGGAGCTCCGTGGCGTTTGACATCCAGAACATCAGGGGTCGAAGGTCAGACGAGAGCTTCTGAACATTGGGTGTGCTGATCTCAGCCTCTTGCTCTGTTGAACTGGACATAACATTTATGTCGTGTCAAGGTTTTTGTTAGCTCGGAAATGATTGTGAGCattcttctgtctgtgttttgttatggttttaaaagagaaaagcgCCATCCTGCTGGTAAAAATAGACTCAAGTTATTATTACTCAACGGTGTTTGAGCCATTTTTCAACATTACTTTGTTGCAATGCTTTCATCATACCACAAAAATTCACCAAAGACATAACAGCACAAGGCCAAATGCATCATGAATCACTCCGCGGGAGATCTCtaaacagaggaaacatgacGTAGAACAAAAATGCTCTTACTTTTGCGTGGGATGCTTATCCCCGAATTCCTTAATGTTATCCTGTAAAGAGAGttggagacagaagagaggagagacgtTTGGGCTTAGTGTGGGGGTGGAGCAGGGGGAGCTGTGTCTCGCCCTACAGCCAGGACAATTACAGCACATTTTCCAGCAGGAGGGAAGTGACATCAGCTCATCCTCGCTCATGTCCACAACCTTGCAGGCCACAATGAAGGGCACATGTCTGTCTGCTGGTTTTTCTGTCTGACTGAATGTGGCATCTCAATCTGCCTACCTGATGTTTCCTGCCAAGCTTGTTTAAATGTGGTTATGGCCGCGCAATACTATCCAGAAAAGGTTCACGGTTCACTTGTACTTGTGTAGTCTTgaactttttgttgtttttatcaatttacAAACATTTACTGACTCATTTTAACGGCATGACTCCTTGGATGTTTAAAGTCTGTCTGTTGGTCCCAGACTGAATCCGATTGGATGAACTGTGTGACACTTGGTGCAGATATTCAATCCTACCGACTGTGGTCACCTCCTGAATTTTTCCTCTAGCGCCAGCAGCAGGTTGACATTTTTAGCTTATAGTGAAATATTTCCACAACCATTGAACTGCTGTGAAATGAAGTACAGACTTTGTCTTTCCCTCACATTCAACTGGCTTGGCTTTGCTAGGTGGCAATGTAGCATCTTGACAACTTCAATTATACCTCTGTGATCATTTGACTAACACCTTTACTATAAAACCATCATCAGGTCAGAGTTTGACAAACTTTGGTTTATGACCAAATGCTTGTGGTCGTTGGTGTTAAATGTGTTAATCACGATAGCATGCTCACATTAACAATGTGAGGATTATAGCATGCTGGTGTTAGTATTTACCTCATTGAGCTGTGTGTAAGTAGCAAATGAAAGCATCCTCAGAGAGCTGTAGGGCTGTCAACtcttattataataaaatgttggcTATTTTATGCCTTATTTACAGAGCGAACCATATAGAgatgacaggaaatgagagagagagcgagagagcggaCATGACATAAAACAAAAGTCCATGACTGGACTCATTACACTTCCTGGTTGGAAACCTCACAGATCTTTTAAAGATGTGTATATGGAACTGTTTCCTTGAACTTACCCAGACAATTTCTTTAATTAGATTGGCTGACTTGAGTAATATCTGTGGCGTGAGAGCTGGGTCCAGGTGTTTAGAGGCGTGATCTATCATGATTGACAGGAGGAAAGCAGGAGCCAGTGGCCCACCACCAGAGTCTGGAGACGAGTTTTTGGAGATTATATCCtggaagagaaagggagggataAACATAGAGTATGTCATCAAGTCATTAAAGTCATTAAGAATTTATTTTAGTTAATTTTCTTCTTGTCTCACCTGTAACAAGGTGTCTGTATGACGGGGATGGAATTTCAACACTGCCTCAGTTGATCCCAGGTACTGCCTCAGCgcttcctgtctgtccaccAGCCCTGAGGGGCAGCAGGTGGTGGAGGCGTCCGCCTGCCATGGCAGGGTCAGTGCCAGCGGCGGAGCTGGGGTGACACGGGGGTCACGgtacaggaagaggaaatgatTCCCAAGACCAATCACATCCCCAGGCTTTAGGACGGCCTCCCTATAAAGGGCCACTCCGTTGTGTGTAACTGCACCTCCCCTGAAGGGCCGCATCAAAGCTGGAATCAATTGGGAAATGTTCAGGTTTGAATACATCAATCACTGCTAGAAATGATCttcattttcagtttcacaCAGCATGTGGACGAATAGTAAAACTGCTTGGTTTGGAATTTTGTCAGACACAAAGTCTGAGGAGACCTCTGAGCTGACGTTGTTAGTACCTTGTCCGGTGGGCGTCTCAGGAACAGCTGAGTCTCTCCTCACTAGTAAATGTCTAGCCAAAAGgtcaggagcagagaggaatgTGTCCACCTTCAGAGGCCTCttccctttcctctccctctctctatccttctctctctctctcattgtggGCTTTCTTCCAAACACATGCGTATGTCCCGCCATGATGTACAAAACAAAATCcttgacaaaacacacacagtggagagtAGCAGAAAGTCAGGGAGGTCTGTTATCTTTGCATTGGTACGACTTATATCAATCCTCCATCAGATGTTAATGATGTCGATAAGGAATGAAGTGTGTCACAGGTTGCTACAATGGAAACCTGTGTGAGGTAATTGTGTGAGACGGAGTGATGCACACAGGGGCTACTTGTGCCTTGGATGGAGAGGTTGTTGGGGCATTGTGTTGATCTGAGGCTGTTTTGTGCTGGCTGCTGAATGGGAGAGGCTCGTAGAGAGATGGAAACCCTGATGGTATGCTGCGATTACAGACATGCAGGTATGATGTCATGTTCACTTCGTGTGCACACGTGTATCTCCTCACAAATCCTCCACAACATGCCTCTGTGTTTGCATCTGGGCCACTTGAGGGTGT
The DNA window shown above is from Platichthys flesus chromosome 11, fPlaFle2.1, whole genome shotgun sequence and carries:
- the rasip1 gene encoding ras-interacting protein 1 isoform X1, with translation MCQMEGPGSPRFRKLHFPVGLWINSPRKHFAKLGGRWPSAISVKSTTSSDAASLHEATSAPSSSLSNSTPSLASPTPSPSPSPAFLRPRPAGTQSRTKRLSHLFLRGRSNSDRDRAVGEREREVWAHSAAPSSHHYLPPASSSAPGLIKIYGDALSSGANYRSLLANIHSTARQLIAQVITRYTEREREETDDAVLQKHIPEDFLLCDVIGKPIKQPDGAIKWETECRRNVAPWECPLLLVDMWRPKDGFERRFEIQRREDYEREEKEREKEREREGENYQGVRWRRSRMSSGGGPEESERGHRARNTELRRSISDMNLSLRRRQGNHVSNEPRGSGNQPNNNGAVQDRKNIVSMINPQPGENRGSKVQAMVGWLNQTVEDEKDYSSSDLEVMSQSLILPPTDRPYFLLLQGYDQCKDFVLYIMAGHTHVFGRKPTMREREKDRERERKGKRPLKVDTFLSAPDLLARHLLVRRDSAVPETPTGQALMRPFRGGAVTHNGVALYREAVLKPGDVIGLGNHFLFLYRDPRVTPAPPLALTLPWQADASTTCCPSGLVDRQEALRQYLGSTEAVLKFHPRHTDTLLQDIISKNSSPDSGGGPLAPAFLLSIMIDHASKHLDPALTPQILLKSANLIKEIVWDNIKEFGDKHPTQNSTEQEAEISTPNVQKLSSDLRPLMFWMSNATELLNFFQVRVETMEKEFEFEAPGDPVLTADMDTCSEALAQLDDVIMHTFQQCVYHLTKTLYSLLPALLDSNPFSRENKEKEKDGAVGAEGEEKTKEDGEVDDMSALPLKVAGLVEVYRCSLMLSREACLSPPLTSQTFGYLFFFTNTSLLNTLLERDGLFSWSRAVQIRTNLDLVLDWLQGAGLGDIASEFMKKLSITVNFLCIPKTRLIQSSWTSLMEDHVLLSPSQLHHLLTHYRLGPTRAPPASWAPPPGTELSGDIFESFLDHPPLILPNETPRLDLSQPIPSPELQKEVTRLRTFLWGLDQDELPANQRTRL
- the rasip1 gene encoding ras-interacting protein 1 isoform X2 codes for the protein MEGPGSPRFRKLHFPVGLWINSPRKHFAKLGGRWPSAISVKSTTSSDAASLHEATSAPSSSLSNSTPSLASPTPSPSPSPAFLRPRPAGTQSRTKRLSHLFLRGRSNSDRDRAVGEREREVWAHSAAPSSHHYLPPASSSAPGLIKIYGDALSSGANYRSLLANIHSTARQLIAQVITRYTEREREETDDAVLQKHIPEDFLLCDVIGKPIKQPDGAIKWETECRRNVAPWECPLLLVDMWRPKDGFERRFEIQRREDYEREEKEREKEREREGENYQGVRWRRSRMSSGGGPEESERGHRARNTELRRSISDMNLSLRRRQGNHVSNEPRGSGNQPNNNGAVQDRKNIVSMINPQPGENRGSKVQAMVGWLNQTVEDEKDYSSSDLEVMSQSLILPPTDRPYFLLLQGYDQCKDFVLYIMAGHTHVFGRKPTMREREKDRERERKGKRPLKVDTFLSAPDLLARHLLVRRDSAVPETPTGQALMRPFRGGAVTHNGVALYREAVLKPGDVIGLGNHFLFLYRDPRVTPAPPLALTLPWQADASTTCCPSGLVDRQEALRQYLGSTEAVLKFHPRHTDTLLQDIISKNSSPDSGGGPLAPAFLLSIMIDHASKHLDPALTPQILLKSANLIKEIVWDNIKEFGDKHPTQNSTEQEAEISTPNVQKLSSDLRPLMFWMSNATELLNFFQVRVETMEKEFEFEAPGDPVLTADMDTCSEALAQLDDVIMHTFQQCVYHLTKTLYSLLPALLDSNPFSRENKEKEKDGAVGAEGEEKTKEDGEVDDMSALPLKVAGLVEVYRCSLMLSREACLSPPLTSQTFGYLFFFTNTSLLNTLLERDGLFSWSRAVQIRTNLDLVLDWLQGAGLGDIASEFMKKLSITVNFLCIPKTRLIQSSWTSLMEDHVLLSPSQLHHLLTHYRLGPTRAPPASWAPPPGTELSGDIFESFLDHPPLILPNETPRLDLSQPIPSPELQKEVTRLRTFLWGLDQDELPANQRTRL